Part of the Alteribacter lacisalsi genome, AGAGCCTGTCCTTTGGTGGATGAGGCTCTTTTTAAAATGACACTGCTTGAGGAGATACGTCGATTTTCCAGTAATAAGAACAGAGTTGATGAGTAATGTGTAAACTCTAATAGAACAGCAAAAGGTGTCAGACCCTATAGTTAAGAGGGTTCTGACACTTTTTTAGTTTTCACATGCGGAAAGTGCCAGGACTCATCGCATTAATGCTTCATCAAAGTGGGGGCATATACAATCTTTCTACTTACTTCATTTTAATTCGAACCGGATGGATCTTCTTTTTATCCTGCGTATCATCTGTCTTCTGTGTAAGAATGGTTTTTCGGTTTTCTTTTTCCAAAGCCGTTCGTTTCATTGAACTTGTTGCATTGTGGAGCATCTCCCCCATATCACGAACGGACTCAACTAATGGATCAACAGATTCCATTTTTCCTTTTACATCAACTGAAATTTTGTTGGCTTCATGTATTAGCTCCTCTGCCTCATCTGTAATGCTGTTTACAGATTTCCTGGCGTCTGACAGCGTCTCCTTTGTTTCAGCCAGTGTTGCCATTAGTTTTCGTAATGTCAAAATCAAAAAGAAGACGAGAAAAACAAATGCAACAGCTGCAATGCCAACACTCCATTCAATCATTAAGACCACCTCCCTTCCCCCCTCAGTCTATGATGGGGGAGGTTTGGACATTCCGTATTAAAACACTTGTTAGTATGAAAATGTTCATTTTTTCTACTCTATAACCAACATTCCATGAAAATCACGGCTTACCCGTGTGGCCAACTGCATCGGAGGGGGCAACAAATATGAACCAAGAAACAGTACCTAAATGAACAGATATGAAAATGGGAGCAATGGAAGAACTCTATCAGCAACCGAGGCAAAACAAAGACTATCAAGTGATGGATTTTGATGATCTGTGAATATGATCGCCGAAAATCCAACCGGTTGGAACGATTATAAAAAAAGAGTTTATGGTACTGTTAACGCTTTAGATTTGAATTCAACCTTTTTAAACGAGAAATTGACAAAAGGTTTTTTCATATGAAGGTAAATTGGAGTAAACTCCACTATTAAAGCATAATGGTTGGGTATAGACTAAAGTGGAGCACGTACTCAATATATTAAAACCTAATTCTTTTTATAAGTTGCCGCCATCTCATGTATGACCCCATGCACTCCACACATGTGGAGGTAGTGTCGCAGACAATTCGCGTGGACAATTAATCCAATTCATCGAACATGTAGAACCGGTAAAGCACCGTTGGTTCTCCCTTTTTGCTGACTTCAATCCGCTCGACAAAGTACTGAAGCATCGGAGGAGTCACCTCTTTAAATGGCTCGAACCGGGCGAGGAGCTCCTTCAGCCGGTCCAGTTCGTGGTTTAGAGGGTCTTCCTTCAGGGCTTCTTGAAGCTCATGCTGCTTTCGCTTCATTTCTTTAACCCTGAATTCTGCCTCATCTGATACTTCCCTGTACTCCGAGTGGCTGATAATATCGTCAGCGAGCATTTCGATGTATTTCTTTCGTTTGTTTTTTAGGGTTTCAAGTTCCTCTAAAACCCCCGTCATGACGGATTTATTTGCTTCCCGGCGTTCTTCTTCACCCTGCCTGATTTTGTTCAGGTACTCCTGGTCTAAAACGAACTCGTGAGCTTTTTTTATATCTAAAAGTACCTTTTTTTTAAGCA contains:
- a CDS encoding DUF948 domain-containing protein, whose amino-acid sequence is MIEWSVGIAAVAFVFLVFFLILTLRKLMATLAETKETLSDARKSVNSITDEAEELIHEANKISVDVKGKMESVDPLVESVRDMGEMLHNATSSMKRTALEKENRKTILTQKTDDTQDKKKIHPVRIKMK